In Candidatus Eisenbacteria bacterium, the DNA window CTGCAGCTCGTCTGGCCGGTCACGATGCCCGTCGGGGGAAGGCTCCTGCCCGACACGGGCGCGGCCGGCGCGGCGGGAGGCGCGACGGCCGCGCTCATAGCCGGTCCGTTGGGGGTCATCGCCGGCATCCTGCTGGGCCTCTTGCTCGGCTTCGCCTCGATCCCATGGGAGAGGCGCTTGCGAGAGCGCAACGCCGCGATGGAGGAGGCGGCTCTCGAGCGGCGCGGAGGAAAGGGCCTGGGTCGGGCCGTGGCGCGCGGGATCGCCGGACCTTTCTCGCGCGGGGCCCTCTGCGCCCTGTTCGCCGGGACGGCTGGGTCTCTGCTTTCTCCCAGACTCGCGGACCCGGTTACCTTGGCGGCGCTCGGCCCGTGGATCGGGACGGCGCCCGGCTCGCTCATCGGCGGGGCCGCCTGCGTGGGACTGGCGACGCTCCTCCATCGCGCGAGGGCGGAGTCCGGCACCGGGAGCGTCCGGTGGGTGGCGGGGGGCTTCCTGGGAGGACTGCTCGCCTGGCTTCTGCTCCATCGGGGGGCGGGCGGATGAGGACCCTGCCGTCTCTCCTGCTGCGCGGCTTTCTGCTCCAGTCTCTCTACAATTTCAAG includes these proteins:
- a CDS encoding PTS sugar transporter subunit IIC, which encodes MSFIPCGVVLIAIWGGLCSADQRSLGGRQIHQPIVAAVGAGLLLGAPIPALLVGLWLQLVWPVTMPVGGRLLPDTGAAGAAGGATAALIAGPLGVIAGILLGLLLGFASIPWERRLRERNAAMEEAALERRGGKGLGRAVARGIAGPFSRGALCALFAGTAGSLLSPRLADPVTLAALGPWIGTAPGSLIGGAACVGLATLLHRARAESGTGSVRWVAGGFLGGLLAWLLLHRGAGG